The sequence ATGCGCCCCTCCTGCGAGAGCACGTCGTCGATGAGGGCCTGGATGTCCTCTTCCTTAGCGACGTTCGCGGGCACGAAGCGGGCGCCGATCTCCGACGCCTTCTGTGCGCCCACCTCGGCGTTGAGGTCGGAGGCGATGACGGTCGCGCCCTCCCGCGCGAAACGGGTCGCCAGCGCGAGACCGATGCCGGAGGCGGAGCCGGTGACGACGATGACTTTGTTCTGGAATTCCATGAATTCATTCTCCCTTGACGGTCAGAACTTCGAGTTCGGCGAAGGACGCGTAATCCGCTGGGTTGAGGGTGAGGAGAGGCAGGCCGCTCACCTCGGCGTGGGCGCCGATCAGGTAGTCCGTGACGGGGCGCCGTGGCAGTCCACCTCCGGACAGCCGCCGCCTCTCCACATACCCGGCGTGCAACTCGCCTACCCGGCGCCACACCCTGCGGCCTAGCGTCCAGTCGACCTCGACACCGAACTCCTGCAACCACTCCTCGGCACGGGGATCACGGGGCGTGAGTTCCGCGACGACGGGGCCGCAGACGATGAGGTGAGCGGCAGCATCGAGCCGCCGTGCGATGGCTTCTGCTTTCGGCTCCCGAAACCGCAGGGCGAGAATCACGTTGGAATCGAGGCAGATGGCGGCAGGCTGGGTCATGTCTGGAGGCTGGCTGGGCGGAGGGGCATCACCCCGCGGGGTGAGTTCACAGAGCCGAGGCAGAAACAGGTCACCTCGGCAAGTCTTCGATGTAGGTAATCTTCTTGACCCCCGGCCCGCTTTGCAGGATGTCGCGGTCGCCGGGGTCATGCCGCATATCGCTGATGTACTCATCGGCGGTCATTCCAGCCGGGGGTTCCAGCGTGCCGATAGCTTCCGTGAAACTG is a genomic window of Deinococcus aestuarii containing:
- a CDS encoding type II toxin-antitoxin system VapC family toxin, with the translated sequence MTQPAAICLDSNVILALRFREPKAEAIARRLDAAAHLIVCGPVVAELTPRDPRAEEWLQEFGVEVDWTLGRRVWRRVGELHAGYVERRRLSGGGLPRRPVTDYLIGAHAEVSGLPLLTLNPADYASFAELEVLTVKGE